One part of the Bacteroidia bacterium genome encodes these proteins:
- a CDS encoding LytTR family DNA-binding domain-containing protein, giving the protein MNKLNPSFKLHLLIGLLLGVWGFLFAWFTRPYEHGQMNQQIWINVSVGFSFLAFLCYIFTAWIQNLVYTRIKSWNGYLETGVYVAFFIFYSISTFYLYRSSLIKGIYDFDEFLIEIIFNLFLIITPLIFIARLYILKLIPNEEEKEHIILKGENKLDFLKIKQSELICISNAQNYVEIYFLEQEDLKTKLIRTSLKKLQAEFPFLIQIHRSHLINPEHFKSWVDSSTVSLTQIELPVSKNYKDRLLSL; this is encoded by the coding sequence ATGAACAAATTGAATCCATCCTTTAAACTTCATCTCCTGATTGGTCTCTTGCTGGGGGTTTGGGGATTTTTGTTTGCCTGGTTTACCCGTCCCTATGAACATGGGCAAATGAATCAGCAAATCTGGATCAATGTGAGCGTGGGATTTAGCTTCCTGGCCTTTCTTTGCTACATCTTTACCGCATGGATTCAAAACCTGGTTTATACCAGGATCAAGTCCTGGAATGGCTACCTCGAAACCGGAGTCTATGTTGCCTTTTTCATCTTCTACAGCATCTCTACCTTTTACCTTTACAGAAGTAGCTTGATAAAAGGGATCTATGATTTCGATGAATTTTTGATTGAAATCATCTTTAATCTCTTCCTCATTATTACCCCCCTGATTTTTATTGCCAGGCTTTATATCCTAAAGCTCATTCCCAATGAGGAAGAAAAAGAACACATCATCCTCAAAGGAGAAAACAAACTAGACTTCCTGAAAATAAAGCAATCCGAATTGATCTGCATTTCCAATGCTCAGAACTATGTGGAGATATATTTTCTGGAACAGGAAGACTTAAAAACCAAACTCATTAGGACTTCCCTCAAAAAGCTGCAGGCGGAATTTCCTTTTCTCATACAAATTCATCGCTCTCATCTCATCAATCCTGAGCACTTCAAATCCTGGGTAGATTCCAGTACCGTTTCCCTTACTCAAATCGAGCTCCCCGTCTCGAAAAACTACAAAGATCGCCTCCTAAGCCTCTAA
- a CDS encoding ADP-ribosylglycohydrolase family protein, with translation MRNYDQFAGCILGGAIGDAYGGQFEFAEKLKPSENLFVWGEQKEERRYFFSDDTQLTLATLAAILESGKIDPEAIANKFVYFYETGKLRGLGSATLQAIQGIRNGGHWYLVGKKGEQAAGNGSAMRIAPLAFGMKEVDRQLVRDISRITHHNEEAYVGSLAIVLGIQSILKNTLDSFDNFLKEISRQLPDSLVRDKILTFSEISPTTTISTLAAEFGSSGYVVESVPLALFAFVKSQKIGFEQAILEIIDTGGDTDTNASIMGQLAGSALGLSNLPPQMLTQIKSLDGYAEIQAGLSSWKGQMQN, from the coding sequence ATGAGAAATTATGATCAATTCGCAGGATGTATACTCGGAGGCGCGATTGGAGATGCCTATGGAGGGCAGTTTGAATTTGCCGAAAAACTTAAGCCTTCAGAAAACCTCTTTGTTTGGGGAGAACAAAAAGAAGAAAGAAGATATTTTTTCAGCGATGATACCCAATTAACCCTTGCCACGCTGGCAGCCATATTAGAATCAGGCAAGATTGATCCGGAAGCTATAGCGAATAAGTTTGTTTACTTCTACGAAACAGGAAAACTGAGAGGATTGGGTTCTGCGACCCTACAAGCCATTCAGGGAATTCGAAACGGCGGCCATTGGTACCTGGTTGGGAAGAAAGGCGAACAAGCTGCTGGAAATGGAAGTGCTATGCGGATTGCCCCCCTGGCTTTTGGGATGAAAGAAGTGGATCGACAGTTGGTCAGGGATATTAGCAGAATTACCCATCACAATGAGGAAGCCTATGTAGGAAGTCTGGCGATAGTTCTAGGTATTCAAAGCATCCTGAAAAATACCCTCGATAGCTTCGATAATTTTCTAAAGGAAATTAGCAGGCAACTTCCAGACAGTCTTGTCCGGGATAAAATCCTGACATTTTCAGAAATAAGTCCTACTACCACAATTTCTACCCTTGCCGCCGAGTTTGGAAGCAGCGGTTATGTAGTTGAATCAGTACCCCTGGCATTATTTGCTTTTGTGAAGTCTCAGAAAATAGGCTTTGAACAAGCAATTCTTGAAATCATTGATACCGGAGGAGATACAGATACGAATGCTTCCATCATGGGTCAGCTAGCTGGTTCAGCCTTAGGTCTGAGCAACTTACCTCCGCAGATGTTAACACAGATTAAATCATTGGATGGCTACGCAGAAATACAAGCAGGCCTTTCCTCCTGGAAAGGACAAATGCAAAACTGA
- a CDS encoding M23 family metallopeptidase, whose translation MKTLLRLLLLFPVLVFCKENSPSQSVDSQAEQREESDSSLIEFFHQHPQFKSIAFDYPVGKPDAKGYYNAQGFQDNNHLGDDWNAVTGGDSDLGDPIYAISHGYVVFAKDLGGGWGNVVRLVHLLEGGEAKFVESIYAHCDTILVKENQAVKMGEKIATIGNAHGAYLAHLHLEIRDSLDMPIGGGYSSDTKGYLDPTKFIEKHRLIP comes from the coding sequence ATGAAAACACTTTTACGACTTCTTCTGCTCTTCCCTGTGCTAGTTTTCTGTAAAGAAAATTCGCCTTCCCAATCGGTGGATTCACAAGCAGAACAAAGGGAAGAATCGGATTCCAGTCTGATAGAATTCTTCCATCAACATCCCCAATTCAAATCAATCGCTTTCGATTATCCGGTGGGCAAGCCAGATGCAAAAGGCTATTACAATGCTCAGGGTTTTCAGGATAACAATCATCTGGGAGATGACTGGAATGCTGTAACCGGAGGAGATTCTGATTTAGGTGATCCTATCTATGCCATCTCACATGGATATGTGGTATTTGCAAAGGATCTTGGAGGCGGTTGGGGAAATGTGGTACGATTGGTCCATTTACTAGAAGGAGGAGAAGCGAAATTTGTAGAATCCATCTATGCCCATTGTGATACGATTTTGGTAAAGGAAAACCAGGCCGTGAAGATGGGCGAAAAAATTGCAACCATAGGTAATGCCCACGGAGCCTACCTGGCTCATTTACATTTGGAGATTAGAGATTCCCTTGATATGCCGATTGGAGGAGGATATAGTTCAGATACAAAGGGCTATCTTGATCCTACAAAATTCATCGAGAAACATCGCCTCATTCCTTAG
- a CDS encoding CotH kinase family protein, whose protein sequence is MFKHQVVLSLLISIFFILPACEEEPEPEPPGSGFSDGFTPAVEIGESKLPYVVIDTEGTSIVNEPKVPAKLSIYIEGDKLQTQTIGIEFRGSTSFRISDKKSYGIESWDEAGNDVNVSFFGMPEEEDWVLLGHVVNEQGGYIFDRSLMYHYIGYTWSRSIGRYASRTQFVELELNGEYQGVYVFAEKLKRDGDRIDVSKQDPMDIDQTGGYILKIDKTSGGDQTLGQPLEYYLSNWDDDARYTAQNSFRSSFDINGDSITFDPYDGPYHSNQYLETYFLYEYPKAENISQEQKEYISGYIHDFEKALLTDDFSSSERTYTDYIELNTFVEYLLLTELTRNIDAYRLSTYLQKDRGGKLAMGPIWDLNIGYGTGDRVPWDGWVYEYNTYVNQDAWMVPFWWPRLMEDPQFKALVKSRWQELRAGSFSNTNLLNSIEETANLLKDNGAIGRNYAIWDAGLDVDYDNSITGLREYIEFRTNWMDMEIGSF, encoded by the coding sequence ATGTTCAAGCATCAAGTAGTCCTCTCCCTCCTGATAAGTATTTTTTTCATCCTCCCAGCATGCGAAGAAGAACCAGAGCCAGAGCCACCTGGATCAGGTTTTTCCGATGGATTTACCCCCGCAGTTGAAATCGGTGAGAGTAAACTTCCTTATGTGGTCATTGATACGGAGGGTACAAGTATAGTGAATGAACCCAAAGTGCCTGCAAAATTATCCATCTATATTGAGGGAGATAAACTCCAGACACAAACTATCGGCATCGAATTTAGGGGTTCGACTTCTTTTCGAATATCCGATAAAAAGTCTTACGGCATAGAGAGCTGGGACGAAGCTGGAAACGATGTGAATGTCAGTTTTTTTGGTATGCCGGAAGAAGAAGATTGGGTTCTATTGGGGCATGTAGTCAATGAACAGGGGGGCTACATTTTCGACCGAAGTCTTATGTATCATTATATCGGCTATACCTGGTCCAGAAGTATTGGGCGATATGCCAGTCGTACCCAATTTGTGGAACTCGAACTCAATGGAGAATACCAGGGCGTTTATGTTTTTGCTGAAAAACTGAAACGAGATGGAGACCGGATTGATGTTTCAAAACAGGACCCTATGGATATCGATCAGACAGGCGGATATATCCTGAAGATTGATAAAACATCTGGTGGCGATCAAACCCTCGGACAACCCCTGGAATACTACCTCTCCAATTGGGATGATGATGCTCGCTACACGGCACAAAACAGCTTCCGCTCCAGCTTTGACATCAATGGGGATTCCATCACTTTCGACCCTTATGACGGCCCCTACCATTCCAATCAATACCTGGAGACCTATTTCCTCTACGAATATCCCAAAGCTGAAAATATTAGCCAGGAACAAAAAGAATACATCTCAGGCTATATTCATGATTTCGAAAAAGCCTTATTGACCGATGACTTTTCCAGCAGTGAAAGGACCTATACGGATTACATTGAGTTAAATACTTTTGTGGAGTACCTCTTGCTCACTGAACTCACCCGAAATATAGATGCCTACCGCTTGAGTACCTATCTTCAAAAAGATCGAGGGGGCAAATTGGCCATGGGACCCATCTGGGACCTAAACATTGGCTATGGGACTGGAGATCGTGTGCCCTGGGATGGATGGGTGTATGAATACAATACCTACGTGAATCAGGATGCCTGGATGGTGCCTTTTTGGTGGCCACGCTTGATGGAGGATCCTCAGTTCAAAGCTTTGGTTAAAAGTCGTTGGCAGGAACTCCGTGCAGGTTCTTTTTCCAATACCAACTTACTAAATAGCATAGAGGAAACGGCCAACTTGCTAAAGGATAATGGTGCAATCGGACGCAATTACGCTATCTGGGATGCAGGCCTGGATGTGGATTATGACAACAGCATCACAGGTCTCAGAGAATACATCGAATTCAGAACCAATTGGATGGATATGGAGATCGGGAGTTTTTAA
- a CDS encoding YdeI/OmpD-associated family protein: MNPEVDLYFQEGCGRCPLGGTEDCKVHNWPRELTYLRQIVLDCGLTEERKWGAACYTFQGKNVLMIAAFKDSCCLSFFKGSLLSDEKKLLEKPGKNSQAVRLFRFKQLNEIEAIKDYLKACIFEAIEIEKAGLKVSFKSNPEPMPEELLSILEEDAVLKAAFEDLSPGRQRGYILHISQAKQSKTRISRIEKCVPMILNGIGLHDKYRSAKK; the protein is encoded by the coding sequence ATGAATCCCGAAGTAGACCTATATTTCCAGGAAGGCTGTGGTCGATGTCCCCTTGGCGGCACAGAAGATTGTAAGGTTCATAATTGGCCACGGGAACTTACTTACTTAAGGCAAATAGTACTGGATTGTGGATTGACAGAAGAGAGAAAATGGGGAGCAGCATGCTATACCTTTCAAGGCAAAAATGTATTGATGATAGCTGCCTTCAAAGACTCTTGTTGCCTGAGTTTTTTCAAGGGTTCCTTATTGTCAGATGAAAAGAAGCTTCTGGAGAAGCCGGGTAAAAATTCTCAAGCCGTCCGACTATTCAGATTTAAACAGCTAAATGAAATAGAGGCAATTAAAGATTACCTCAAAGCCTGCATTTTTGAAGCAATTGAAATTGAAAAAGCGGGACTGAAAGTTAGCTTTAAGTCCAATCCTGAACCCATGCCCGAGGAACTTCTGTCCATTCTTGAAGAAGATGCCGTTTTGAAAGCAGCCTTTGAAGACCTTAGTCCCGGACGCCAAAGAGGCTATATCCTCCACATTTCCCAGGCCAAACAATCCAAAACCCGAATCTCACGCATTGAAAAATGTGTACCCATGATCCTCAATGGAATTGGATTACATGATAAATACCGTTCCGCTAAAAAATGA